Proteins encoded by one window of Arachis hypogaea cultivar Tifrunner chromosome 1, arahy.Tifrunner.gnm2.J5K5, whole genome shotgun sequence:
- the LOC112706436 gene encoding nuclear transcription factor Y subunit B-3, whose translation MMGESDNESGGQGGNEFSSSSGGSGLCREQDRLLPIANVGRIMKKALPANAKISKEAKETVQECVSEFISFITGEASDKCQKEKRKTINGDDLLWAMTTLGFEDYVEPLKIYLHKYREMEGDKTPIVGGGRQHHPDDHAGDDAATAGALYGGVPSTMMMMMGGHVYGSANNGSASSGRTTR comes from the coding sequence ATGATGGGTGAGTCAGATAACGAGTCAGGAGGTCAAGGAGGGAACGagttctcatcatcatcaggaggTAGTGGACTATGCAGAGAACAGGACCGCCTTCTTCCGATTGCCAACGTCGGAAGAATCATGAAGAAGGCACTTCCGGCGAACGCCAAGATCTCAAAGGAGGCCAAAGAGACGGTGCAAGAGTGCGTTTCTGAGTTCATAAGCTTCATAACAGGGGAAGCTTCTGACAAGTGCCAGAAGGAGAAGCGGAAGACCATCAACGGTGATGATCTCTTGTGGGCCATGACTACGCTCGGATTCGAGGATTATGTGGAGCCTCTCAAGATTTATCTCCATAAATACAGGGAGATGGAAGGTGACAAGACTCCCATCGTTGGTGGCGGCAGACAGCACCACCCTGATGATCACGCCGGTGATGACGCTGCCACCGCCGGAGCCCTTTATGGTGGCGTGCCTTCtactatgatgatgatgatgggcgGACACGTGTATGGATCTGCCAATAATGGATCAGCATCTTCTGGAAGAACTACTAGGTAG